One Fusobacterium ulcerans DNA segment encodes these proteins:
- a CDS encoding hydroxyacid dehydrogenase translates to MSHKVLIPQAVAKEGVELLKSYGFEIKHGSGASEEDLIKDVADCDAILLRTAPCTEAVLKAGKNLKIVARHGAGYNNVDLEAAAKLGIWATNAPDSTTNTVAEFVLGAILAVSKRIFLMNKKIKEGDFFFKNNHKGMDLTGKKLGVVGFGRIGRKVAYKAFYGLGMEILAYDPFLTKENCPDYVTICDWETIFKESDIISLHMPLIKENIGCVGKKEFTNMKKSAHFINCARGEVVNEKELIEALKTEEIAGAFLDVFEQEPPLEDNPLLSMDNVIVTPHMASNTEECMILMAVQAASEIVKVLSNEKPCWPVNNPVGK, encoded by the coding sequence ATGTCGCATAAAGTATTGATACCACAAGCAGTGGCAAAAGAGGGAGTAGAATTATTAAAAAGTTATGGTTTTGAAATAAAACATGGATCAGGAGCATCAGAGGAAGACTTAATAAAAGATGTAGCAGATTGTGATGCTATCTTGTTAAGAACAGCCCCTTGTACAGAAGCTGTATTGAAAGCAGGAAAAAATTTGAAAATAGTAGCAAGGCATGGTGCTGGATACAATAATGTGGATTTAGAAGCAGCAGCTAAACTAGGAATATGGGCAACTAATGCTCCAGATTCTACTACTAATACAGTGGCAGAATTTGTGCTGGGAGCTATTCTGGCAGTTTCTAAAAGAATATTTTTAATGAATAAAAAGATAAAAGAAGGGGATTTTTTCTTCAAAAATAACCATAAAGGAATGGACTTAACAGGAAAAAAATTAGGAGTTGTTGGATTCGGACGTATAGGAAGAAAAGTAGCCTACAAAGCTTTTTATGGATTGGGAATGGAGATACTGGCTTATGATCCATTCTTAACAAAAGAAAATTGTCCTGATTATGTAACTATTTGTGATTGGGAAACTATATTTAAAGAATCAGATATTATATCATTACACATGCCTCTTATAAAAGAAAATATTGGATGCGTAGGGAAAAAAGAATTTACAAATATGAAAAAATCAGCCCACTTTATAAACTGTGCTCGTGGAGAAGTGGTGAATGAGAAAGAGCTTATTGAGGCACTGAAAACTGAAGAGATTGCAGGAGCATTTTTAGATGTGTTTGAACAGGAGCCACCTTTAGAGGATAACCCATTATTATCAATGGATAATGTGATTGTTACTCCGCATATGGCTTCAAATACAGAGGAATGTATGATACTTATGGCAGTACAGGCAGCTTCTGAAATTGTTAAAGTTTTATCAAATGAAAAACCTTGCTGGCCAGTTAATAATCCAGTAGGAAAATAG
- a CDS encoding TAXI family TRAP transporter solute-binding subunit, whose amino-acid sequence MKNFKISKVIGSFILLLVLGITTYAAGVRYISIATSSAGGAFSIIGTAMSDIINKNDPNVSANIEITGGSSENILLAKNKNVELAMTASDVLALALEGKGSFEGKKIDKDDLRGVMGGHMTTLQVYTLRDGKIKSFKDLKGKKIAVGPAGSVAGDAMKTIMDAYGYEINKDWKPEYLSHGDGAEALTDGNVDAVCIMSTLPASPVTTAAASKPIRLLELEKEYFDKIMTECPYYIPAKIDADVYNGQDEKVEYTFGSASILITYKDMPEEDIYNMAKALFENNELLVAAYPQCNEWNIENATRGLEGLVEMHPGVIKYLKEKGVMN is encoded by the coding sequence ATGAAAAACTTTAAAATTTCAAAGGTCATTGGCAGTTTTATATTATTGTTGGTATTAGGAATAACTACATATGCAGCTGGGGTAAGATATATTTCTATTGCAACTTCAAGTGCAGGAGGAGCTTTTTCGATTATAGGGACAGCAATGTCTGATATCATAAATAAAAATGATCCAAATGTTTCTGCAAATATAGAAATAACAGGAGGTTCATCAGAAAATATTTTATTGGCTAAAAATAAAAACGTAGAATTAGCTATGACAGCATCAGATGTATTGGCTCTTGCATTGGAGGGTAAGGGAAGTTTTGAAGGTAAAAAAATAGATAAAGATGATTTAAGAGGAGTAATGGGTGGGCACATGACAACATTACAAGTATATACATTAAGAGATGGGAAAATAAAAAGCTTTAAAGATCTAAAAGGTAAAAAGATAGCTGTAGGTCCTGCTGGAAGTGTTGCTGGAGATGCAATGAAAACTATAATGGATGCTTATGGATATGAAATAAATAAAGATTGGAAACCAGAATACTTATCTCATGGTGATGGAGCAGAAGCTTTAACTGATGGAAATGTAGATGCAGTATGTATAATGAGTACTTTACCTGCTTCTCCAGTAACAACAGCAGCAGCTTCAAAACCTATTCGTTTATTAGAGTTAGAAAAAGAATATTTTGATAAAATAATGACAGAATGCCCATATTATATTCCAGCTAAAATAGATGCTGATGTATATAATGGACAAGATGAAAAAGTGGAGTATACTTTTGGAAGTGCCAGTATTTTAATAACTTATAAAGATATGCCAGAAGAAGATATCTATAATATGGCAAAAGCTTTATTTGAAAATAATGAACTGTTAGTAGCTGCTTATCCTCAATGTAATGAGTGGAATATTGAAAATGCAACAAGAGGATTAGAAGGATTAGTAGAAATGCATCCAGGAGTTATAAAATATTTGAAAGAAAAAGGGGTTATGAATTAA
- a CDS encoding TRAP transporter permease gives MEGKNKNSQLSKILLFIIGLALALFHIYTSYFGALPSYQHRVVHLALSMMLVPLCYNLFNIKNEKIKNVFSIGIIAVVSVIGLYSYSIADTMWKSSGTMSGLEIILATILLILLLSFTWKTVGAAMPIIAILCILYALFGPNLPRSIAHRGYTWVRITEVLFKGTNGIFNTPLGVSSIYVSIFVIFAGVLEASGAGDIFIRLTQALLGGFRGGPAKVAVVASSLFGTISGSAVANVVGTGSFTIPLMKKSGFDSEFSGAVETAASSGGQLMPPVMGAAAFIMADYIGSYQEVLTAAIIPAILFYIALFIMIDLEALKKDLKGQSKDELPNFMEELKKGWLLLMPLVLLVFLLVGVRYSAQKSAFFSIIFLVVIMLVYPGKKRSVSEILHLIASSSKGMVSVALTTGTAGIIVGMLMLTGIGYKLSSLLISLSQGNVMLLLILTMVTSVILGMGMPTSAAYVLLATLIVPALENLGIAKIAAHFFVFYFGIMANVTPPVAVAAYTAAGIAKGDAMKTGFVAWRLSLAGFLMPFMFCMNPALLGKGTNGEIILAIMSALIGAYGLATAVQRYFKGNLSWPKTIVVLLGSVSTMMPGIKSDIFGLICLGSIYAIQIIKSKKSYDEGEVNVA, from the coding sequence ATGGAGGGTAAAAACAAAAATAGTCAATTAAGCAAAATTCTGCTTTTTATAATAGGGTTGGCACTGGCATTGTTTCATATATATACTTCATACTTTGGAGCGTTGCCGTCTTATCAACATAGAGTAGTCCATCTGGCACTTAGCATGATGCTGGTACCATTGTGTTATAATTTGTTCAATATAAAAAATGAGAAAATAAAAAATGTATTTTCAATAGGGATAATTGCTGTAGTATCAGTTATAGGTTTATATTCATATTCCATAGCAGATACAATGTGGAAATCCAGTGGAACTATGTCTGGTCTGGAAATTATACTGGCAACAATTCTGTTGATTCTGCTTCTTTCTTTTACATGGAAGACAGTTGGAGCAGCAATGCCTATAATAGCTATTTTATGTATTCTCTATGCACTTTTTGGACCTAATCTTCCTAGAAGTATTGCACACAGAGGATATACATGGGTAAGGATTACAGAAGTTTTATTCAAAGGAACAAATGGTATATTTAATACACCTTTGGGGGTTTCTTCCATATATGTATCTATCTTTGTAATATTTGCAGGAGTTTTGGAAGCGTCAGGAGCAGGAGATATATTTATAAGATTGACACAAGCATTACTTGGGGGATTTAGAGGAGGACCAGCAAAAGTCGCTGTAGTTGCCAGCAGTTTATTTGGAACTATTTCTGGAAGTGCTGTAGCAAATGTTGTAGGAACAGGATCTTTTACTATTCCATTGATGAAAAAAAGTGGATTTGATTCAGAATTTTCAGGAGCAGTAGAAACAGCTGCTTCTAGTGGAGGACAGCTTATGCCGCCAGTTATGGGAGCTGCTGCTTTCATCATGGCTGACTATATTGGTTCATATCAAGAAGTATTAACAGCTGCGATAATTCCAGCAATTCTGTTCTATATAGCATTATTTATAATGATAGACTTAGAAGCATTAAAAAAAGATCTGAAGGGGCAAAGTAAAGATGAACTTCCTAATTTCATGGAAGAATTGAAAAAAGGGTGGCTTCTTCTGATGCCTTTGGTACTATTGGTATTCTTATTAGTTGGAGTGAGATATTCTGCACAGAAGTCGGCTTTCTTTTCTATAATATTTTTAGTAGTGATAATGCTGGTATATCCAGGAAAGAAAAGATCTGTTTCTGAAATACTGCACCTTATTGCCAGCTCATCAAAAGGAATGGTAAGCGTTGCTCTTACAACAGGTACTGCTGGTATAATAGTTGGAATGCTTATGCTTACAGGAATAGGATATAAATTGTCTTCTCTTCTTATAAGCTTATCTCAAGGAAATGTAATGCTGTTATTGATTCTTACTATGGTGACATCTGTAATATTGGGAATGGGAATGCCTACATCAGCAGCTTATGTTCTGTTGGCTACATTGATTGTTCCGGCATTGGAAAATCTTGGAATAGCAAAAATTGCTGCTCACTTCTTTGTATTTTATTTTGGAATCATGGCAAATGTTACTCCACCAGTGGCAGTAGCAGCCTATACAGCAGCTGGAATTGCAAAAGGAGATGCTATGAAAACCGGATTTGTAGCTTGGCGTCTCAGTCTTGCAGGATTCCTGATGCCGTTTATGTTCTGCATGAATCCAGCTTTACTTGGAAAAGGAACAAATGGAGAAATTATTCTCGCTATTATGAGTGCCTTGATAGGAGCTTATGGATTAGCAACAGCAGTTCAAAGATATTTTAAAGGAAACTTATCTTGGCCAAAAACAATAGTTGTTCTTTTGGGAAGCGTTTCTACAATGATGCCAGGAATTAAATCAGATATATTTGGTCTTATCTGTTTAGGGTCAATATATGCTATTCAAATAATAAAATCTAAAAAAAGTTATGATGAGGGTGAAGTAAATGTCGCATAA
- a CDS encoding Na+/H+ antiporter family protein, with translation MLLNPVILSVLTMIILCLLKLNVIFSMLAAALVAGITSGIGMPETMKILIGGMGGNSETALSYLLLGTLAVAINSTGVASIISKKIAGIVSGRKRVLLLLIAAVACFSQNLIPVHIAFIPILIPPLLKLMNKLKVDRRAMACSLTFGLKTPYVVLPVGFGLIFHTIVKDQISANGYNIELGEVWRATWILGLAMVIGLFIAIFITYKKDRDYEDLPLKGMEEVESEKMEKKHWVTLIAALTAFGIQLYTGSLPLGALAALGIMLVFKVVKWNELDNVLNDGLLIMGLIAFIMLVAAGYGRVIRETGAIETLVTGVVGICGGSKAIASLAMLTVGLFITMGIGTSFGTVPILATIYVPLTIEMGYSSAAMIVLITAASIIGDAGSPASDSTLGPTSGLNADGQHEHIRNTCMATFIHFCIPLFIAGFIGSLIF, from the coding sequence ATGCTGCTTAATCCGGTAATACTATCAGTTTTAACTATGATAATTCTTTGTTTATTAAAATTAAATGTGATTTTTTCTATGCTCGCAGCAGCCTTGGTAGCTGGGATAACTTCTGGAATTGGAATGCCAGAGACTATGAAGATATTAATAGGAGGTATGGGAGGAAATTCTGAAACAGCACTTAGTTATCTTTTGCTTGGAACCTTGGCAGTAGCTATAAACAGCACAGGAGTAGCCAGTATAATATCGAAAAAAATAGCTGGAATAGTAAGCGGAAGGAAAAGAGTACTTCTTCTTTTAATAGCAGCAGTAGCTTGTTTTTCTCAAAATCTTATACCTGTTCATATAGCTTTTATTCCTATATTGATTCCACCATTGTTGAAATTAATGAATAAATTAAAAGTGGACAGGAGAGCAATGGCGTGTTCACTTACATTTGGGTTAAAAACTCCATATGTGGTTTTACCAGTTGGATTTGGTTTGATATTTCATACAATAGTAAAAGATCAGATATCGGCTAATGGCTACAATATAGAACTTGGAGAAGTATGGAGAGCTACTTGGATATTAGGATTAGCTATGGTTATAGGATTATTTATTGCAATATTTATAACTTATAAAAAAGATAGAGATTATGAAGATCTTCCTTTAAAAGGAATGGAAGAAGTAGAGAGTGAAAAAATGGAAAAAAAGCACTGGGTAACTCTGATTGCTGCACTAACAGCTTTTGGAATACAGCTTTATACAGGGTCGCTTCCATTAGGAGCTCTTGCAGCTCTTGGAATAATGCTGGTTTTTAAAGTGGTAAAATGGAATGAATTGGATAATGTATTAAATGATGGATTACTAATAATGGGATTAATAGCATTTATCATGCTAGTGGCAGCAGGATATGGCAGAGTGATAAGAGAAACAGGAGCTATAGAAACCCTTGTAACAGGAGTAGTAGGAATATGTGGTGGAAGTAAAGCAATAGCATCTCTGGCAATGTTGACAGTAGGTCTTTTTATTACAATGGGAATAGGAACGTCTTTTGGAACTGTACCTATATTAGCAACAATTTATGTTCCTCTCACAATAGAAATGGGATATTCATCAGCAGCAATGATAGTTCTTATTACAGCAGCTTCTATAATAGGAGATGCAGGTTCACCAGCATCAGACTCTACATTAGGGCCGACATCAGGGCTCAATGCTGATGGACAGCATGAACACATAAGAAATACATGTATGGCAACGTTTATACATTTCTGTATACCATTATTTATAGCAGGATTTATAGGAAGTTTAATATTTTAA
- a CDS encoding GntR family transcriptional regulator, translating into MLEENFQTASDIAYRIISQKILDGEFSPGMKLSRRKMAEVTGVSVIPVIEALKKLEENYLVESKPQWGSYVIVPTKEKIIENYQLREAIECQSARILSKTMTGEQREELMAIATELDTIPYTDETIFDSRNSHILFHAKLTEFTGNSLLINTLKKINMFWILCKAIGTNAPKATYPRYWHRYLVDTIAKGNPDETEKLMREHVNDSLDLIIANL; encoded by the coding sequence ATGTTAGAAGAGAACTTTCAAACTGCATCAGATATAGCTTATAGAATAATTTCACAAAAAATCTTAGATGGAGAATTTTCTCCAGGGATGAAATTATCAAGAAGAAAAATGGCTGAGGTAACAGGAGTCAGTGTAATTCCTGTAATTGAAGCTTTAAAAAAATTAGAAGAAAATTATTTGGTTGAATCTAAACCTCAGTGGGGCTCTTATGTAATAGTTCCCACTAAAGAAAAAATTATAGAAAACTATCAGCTTAGAGAAGCAATAGAATGTCAGTCAGCAAGAATATTATCTAAAACTATGACTGGAGAACAGCGTGAAGAATTAATGGCCATTGCTACAGAATTGGATACTATACCTTATACTGATGAAACAATTTTTGACAGCAGAAATTCACATATATTATTTCATGCAAAACTTACAGAATTTACAGGAAATAGTTTATTAATAAATACTTTAAAAAAAATAAATATGTTCTGGATTTTATGCAAAGCCATAGGAACAAATGCACCTAAGGCTACTTATCCAAGATATTGGCACAGATATTTAGTTGATACTATTGCAAAAGGAAATCCTGATGAAACAGAAAAATTAATGAGAGAACATGTGAATGATTCTTTGGATTTGATAATAGCAAATTTATAA